In Symmachiella dynata, the following are encoded in one genomic region:
- a CDS encoding methyltransferase domain-containing protein, whose protein sequence is MTADVSNSDALLPRFNDRADSYTQAAVVQRSLAKWLAEWIEPIEQTRWLTALELGPGDGLFTRELAPRFDSLTAVDNAPQMVERGRCALPDVKWLVGDAWQIERLGFDRVYSASFLQWCDDPLPVLSNWHSLAKPGARMLHGFYVAPTLKEWQTIALSRSPIRWRSAEEWVACFREAGWKVLRSDSHSHTQRFPSALELVRFFHRTGATTARQTSASGLRKMISDYETRFPAADGSPGVESQWTFFRIEVAK, encoded by the coding sequence ATGACTGCCGACGTTTCCAATTCTGATGCGCTCCTGCCGCGATTCAATGACCGGGCCGATTCTTATACTCAAGCGGCTGTGGTGCAGCGGTCTCTTGCCAAGTGGCTTGCGGAATGGATTGAGCCGATTGAGCAGACGCGCTGGCTGACGGCGCTGGAGTTGGGGCCGGGCGATGGCCTGTTCACGCGTGAGCTGGCTCCGCGGTTTGATTCTCTCACCGCTGTGGATAACGCGCCGCAAATGGTCGAACGGGGTCGCTGCGCATTGCCAGACGTGAAGTGGCTGGTCGGTGACGCATGGCAGATCGAGCGTCTTGGGTTCGACCGGGTGTACTCCGCTAGTTTTCTCCAGTGGTGTGACGACCCGCTGCCGGTGCTGAGCAATTGGCACTCTCTTGCTAAACCGGGGGCGCGCATGCTGCATGGGTTTTACGTCGCCCCCACGCTCAAAGAATGGCAAACGATTGCGCTGAGCCGCTCGCCCATTCGATGGCGCAGTGCGGAGGAATGGGTTGCTTGTTTTCGTGAAGCCGGTTGGAAGGTACTGCGAAGCGATTCACACAGTCATACACAACGGTTTCCCTCCGCCCTCGAACTGGTTCGCTTCTTTCATCGCACGGGAGCAACAACGGCGCGACAGACTTCTGCCAGCGGACTGCGGAAAATGATCTCAGACTATGAGACTCGATTCCCCGCCGCGGACGGATCTCCCGGAGTCGAGAGCCAGTGGACCTTCTTCCGCATCGAAGTGGCTAAATAA
- a CDS encoding ester cyclase, translating into MSANHKSTSKHLLELWGDNALHKSDDYLSADYVNHQMPDAAAGVSTKSLAEWRSLIADFHTGFSDVKMEVLLQVAEGDYVCSRWRMTAKHTGTFNELAATGKTTSWTGVHTDRYEGGKLVESWVDWDKYGFLEQLGMVGES; encoded by the coding sequence ATGTCGGCCAACCACAAAAGCACCTCTAAACATCTGCTGGAATTATGGGGTGACAACGCTCTGCACAAATCAGACGACTACTTGTCGGCCGATTACGTCAATCATCAAATGCCCGATGCCGCTGCCGGGGTGTCGACGAAATCACTTGCCGAATGGAGATCCCTGATCGCCGATTTCCATACAGGTTTCTCGGACGTGAAGATGGAAGTTCTGCTGCAGGTTGCCGAAGGGGACTACGTCTGTTCGCGATGGCGAATGACCGCCAAGCATACCGGGACATTCAATGAGCTTGCGGCGACCGGAAAAACAACCAGTTGGACTGGCGTGCATACCGATCGTTACGAAGGCGGCAAACTCGTAGAGAGTTGGGTCGACTGGGATAAGTATGGTTTTCTCGAGCAACTAGGGATGGTTGGAGAGAGTTGA
- a CDS encoding sulfatase has translation MFLRAALIFVVVSQIAGWTEPLLAATDKPNIVFIFADDLGWTDLGCYGSGFYKTPHIDRLSEQGLKFTCAYTNAPNCAPTRACLMSGRYSPRHGIYTVSTGARGDEKFRKMIPVKNITDLPLNEVTMADAMKQAGYVTGMFGKWHLGKGPKHHPSQRGFDEAISASRGHFGFKTTPHVPVDEDEYLADFLTDQAVSFIERHQDEPFFLYLPHNAVHTPIHAKETSTAKFQGKAPVGGHHNPVYAGMIDSVDEGVGRIMAKLDELKLADNTIVIFYSDNGGLGGYGELGGSTGRNITNNAPLRGGKGMLYEGGVRVPLIIRWPKTIPAGTVCDEPVISIDFYPTFLEVAAAQPNTTHELDGISFLPLLKSGGKAKLDRDALYWHFPGYLQADVKAGTWRTTPAGAIRVGDYKLLEFFEDDHVELYNLRDDLSQQRDLAAKLPDKANALRDQLHQWRKSVNAPMPTPK, from the coding sequence ATGTTTTTGCGTGCCGCTTTGATCTTTGTTGTTGTCTCCCAGATCGCAGGCTGGACCGAGCCACTTTTGGCGGCGACGGACAAGCCGAATATTGTGTTTATTTTCGCCGACGATTTGGGTTGGACCGATCTGGGCTGCTACGGCAGCGGGTTTTACAAAACGCCCCACATCGACCGGCTGAGCGAGCAAGGGCTGAAATTCACCTGCGCCTATACAAATGCCCCGAACTGCGCTCCCACGCGGGCCTGTTTGATGAGTGGACGCTATTCGCCCCGGCACGGCATCTATACCGTCAGTACGGGCGCTCGGGGGGATGAAAAGTTCCGCAAGATGATTCCGGTCAAGAACATCACTGACCTGCCGCTCAACGAAGTCACCATGGCTGATGCCATGAAACAGGCGGGGTATGTGACCGGTATGTTCGGCAAATGGCATCTCGGTAAGGGGCCGAAACATCATCCGTCGCAGCGCGGCTTTGACGAAGCGATCTCGGCGTCGCGGGGACACTTTGGTTTCAAAACCACACCTCATGTTCCGGTCGACGAAGACGAGTATCTGGCTGATTTCTTAACCGACCAAGCGGTGTCGTTTATTGAGCGACATCAGGACGAGCCGTTCTTTTTGTATCTGCCCCATAACGCCGTCCACACTCCGATTCATGCCAAAGAGACTTCGACCGCCAAGTTCCAAGGCAAAGCACCCGTCGGCGGGCATCATAATCCGGTCTATGCCGGGATGATTGACAGTGTCGACGAAGGGGTCGGGCGGATTATGGCCAAGTTGGATGAGTTGAAGCTGGCCGACAACACGATTGTGATTTTCTATTCCGATAACGGCGGGTTGGGCGGATACGGAGAATTGGGCGGCTCCACCGGGCGGAACATCACCAACAATGCCCCGCTGCGCGGCGGCAAGGGCATGTTGTACGAAGGAGGCGTGCGGGTGCCGTTGATTATTCGTTGGCCCAAAACCATTCCGGCAGGAACGGTCTGTGACGAACCGGTGATCTCCATCGATTTCTATCCCACGTTCCTCGAAGTGGCCGCCGCCCAGCCCAATACGACACACGAACTCGACGGCATTAGTTTTTTGCCGCTGCTCAAATCGGGCGGGAAAGCCAAACTGGATCGCGACGCGCTGTATTGGCATTTCCCTGGCTATCTGCAAGCGGACGTTAAAGCAGGTACTTGGCGGACCACCCCCGCCGGTGCGATCCGCGTGGGGGATTACAAACTGTTGGAATTCTTCGAGGATGATCACGTGGAGCTATACAACCTCCGTGACGACCTCAGCCAGCAACGAGACTTGGCGGCCAAGCTGCCGGACAAGGCAAACGCGTTGCGCGACCAATTGCACCAGTGGCGAAAAAGTGTGAATGCTCCCATGCCGACGCCTAAATAG
- a CDS encoding RpiB/LacA/LacB family sugar-phosphate isomerase — MRVGIATDHGAFELKQYLADQLRGAGHEVTDFGAPSLNQDDDYPDFVIPLAQAVAAGTIDRGIALCGSGVGASVCANKVSGIRAALIHDHFSAQQGVEDDHINILCMGGRVVGIAVAWDVTRTFLAAEFSQAERHQRRLGKVSSLETGLPPD, encoded by the coding sequence ATGCGCGTCGGTATCGCTACAGATCATGGAGCGTTTGAGTTGAAGCAATATCTAGCCGACCAACTCCGAGGAGCGGGGCATGAGGTGACCGATTTTGGCGCCCCCAGTCTGAACCAGGACGACGACTATCCCGACTTTGTCATCCCGCTGGCCCAAGCGGTAGCTGCTGGTACTATAGATCGTGGAATTGCCCTCTGCGGCAGCGGCGTCGGCGCCTCCGTCTGTGCGAACAAAGTCTCCGGGATCCGCGCCGCTCTGATTCATGATCACTTTTCAGCGCAACAAGGCGTTGAAGACGATCACATCAACATCCTCTGCATGGGGGGCCGGGTTGTCGGGATCGCGGTTGCGTGGGACGTGACGCGCACGTTCCTAGCCGCCGAATTCAGCCAAGCTGAACGTCATCAGCGGCGTCTGGGAAAAGTGTCGTCCCTGGAGACGGGGCTTCCCCCCGACTAA
- a CDS encoding 3-keto-disaccharide hydrolase, translating into MKTISLFTRLVLCLSVVLTAGSLSAAEFESIFDGKSLKGWKALEMSYWSVRDGAITGQSTPENPCTANQFMVWQGGDVADFELKLKFRVEGNGGNSGVQFRSVLKPNGLAVGYQADIYQSGPYLGGVCDEMHNRKGHELLTANGTKTVIDAAGKRTVTNLDAKATMKPQGEWNDYHITAKGQHIILRINGVKCSELIDQEKGHFDLKGFLGLQLRAGKPMTVQFKDIYLKQL; encoded by the coding sequence ATGAAAACAATCTCTCTGTTCACGCGTTTGGTTTTATGCCTATCCGTCGTCTTGACCGCCGGGTCGCTTTCGGCGGCGGAATTTGAGTCGATCTTTGACGGCAAGTCATTGAAAGGCTGGAAGGCGCTGGAGATGAGTTACTGGTCGGTGCGGGATGGGGCGATCACGGGGCAATCGACGCCGGAGAACCCGTGCACCGCTAATCAATTCATGGTCTGGCAAGGCGGCGACGTCGCCGATTTCGAACTCAAACTCAAATTCCGCGTAGAGGGAAATGGCGGGAATTCGGGGGTTCAGTTTCGTAGTGTACTCAAGCCCAATGGACTGGCAGTCGGCTATCAGGCCGATATTTATCAAAGCGGACCGTATCTCGGCGGCGTCTGCGATGAAATGCACAATCGCAAAGGCCACGAACTGTTAACCGCCAATGGCACAAAGACCGTCATCGACGCAGCGGGTAAACGAACGGTTACCAACCTGGACGCGAAGGCGACCATGAAACCGCAGGGAGAATGGAACGACTATCACATCACGGCCAAAGGCCAGCACATCATACTCCGGATCAACGGCGTGAAGTGCTCCGAACTGATCGACCAGGAAAAAGGGCACTTCGACCTGAAAGGCTTCCTCGGATTACAACTGCGGGCAGGCAAGCCCATGACCGTGCAGTTTAAGGACATCTACCTCAAACAGCTTTAA
- a CDS encoding ankyrin repeat domain-containing protein has translation MDGEFGEYLQHNLPATAVGVQWGGIQQNDDRLANEFLPFYNAVMSCSSSLPTRIEINALWTGFASPQRSGRLVLRQEEDGDWTSHDEVTLALSTVTQGQITRFLNAIDDIATEPDPIRFGRTTAELDYHFGSRRTNDSPTMLIELHNNDHDLRRIRTTSNHAHLLPWTIEGEDGSDNFNPEISIAIAAILPDGWMFKERLQSSSRIFDTENEIRAEFEKQEQEQVPDDRPTETYEQQMAKFNEAMNQLADATIHGEETEFVKEKRDYTANQLRRLSATELSELVAAGFDLSTSDETGQTALMMAASPPFNREQFEKLIFAGADMNAKRADSMTGIMQACAGGMEKTVPFWINAGADISLRGPHGCTALMLGAKNSEIVRSLLKYGADATYKDNDGDTALDYAMDELNIMSAGKRLQSIDLLAHEIGRVDLPSLKRSLDRAIEASRITRVHNQVLSSLERRPMSENLFEGRKKADQSEAIRKYYADMDEFIDLEITEIELADRIVAVLREVVTEFAASANG, from the coding sequence ATGGACGGCGAGTTTGGGGAATATCTTCAGCATAACTTACCGGCAACGGCCGTTGGCGTCCAATGGGGGGGGATCCAGCAAAACGATGATCGCTTGGCAAATGAATTTCTACCATTCTACAATGCAGTCATGTCATGCTCTTCTTCATTGCCGACTCGGATCGAGATCAATGCCTTATGGACAGGGTTTGCGTCACCGCAGAGGTCAGGCCGGCTAGTCTTGCGGCAGGAGGAGGATGGTGATTGGACCTCGCATGATGAAGTCACGCTTGCGCTAAGTACTGTGACGCAGGGGCAGATTACTCGCTTCTTGAACGCGATTGATGACATCGCGACCGAACCTGACCCAATTCGGTTTGGTAGAACAACGGCCGAGCTTGATTATCATTTTGGTAGTCGCAGAACAAACGACTCGCCGACGATGCTGATCGAACTGCACAATAACGACCATGACCTCCGGCGCATAAGAACGACATCAAATCACGCGCATCTTCTGCCATGGACAATCGAAGGGGAAGATGGTTCTGACAACTTCAACCCTGAAATCAGTATTGCGATAGCGGCAATTCTGCCTGACGGTTGGATGTTCAAGGAAAGGCTTCAATCATCGAGTCGCATTTTCGATACTGAAAATGAAATTCGTGCCGAGTTCGAGAAACAAGAACAAGAGCAGGTGCCGGATGATCGCCCCACCGAGACGTACGAGCAACAGATGGCGAAGTTCAATGAGGCTATGAATCAGTTGGCCGATGCAACGATACACGGCGAAGAAACCGAATTTGTGAAAGAGAAGCGCGACTACACTGCGAACCAACTCAGACGATTGTCCGCGACAGAGCTATCTGAATTAGTGGCAGCTGGATTCGACCTTTCGACCAGTGACGAAACCGGACAAACTGCTTTAATGATGGCGGCATCTCCGCCTTTCAATCGCGAACAATTTGAAAAACTGATCTTCGCCGGTGCCGACATGAATGCGAAACGGGCCGATTCGATGACGGGAATTATGCAGGCTTGCGCCGGAGGCATGGAAAAAACGGTTCCATTCTGGATCAATGCCGGCGCGGATATCAGCCTGCGCGGCCCCCACGGTTGCACGGCACTCATGCTTGGTGCGAAAAATTCTGAAATCGTGCGAAGTTTGCTCAAATATGGAGCCGACGCAACTTACAAAGATAACGATGGGGATACGGCTCTGGATTATGCGATGGACGAACTCAACATCATGAGTGCTGGCAAACGGTTGCAATCGATCGACCTATTAGCTCACGAAATTGGTCGGGTGGATTTACCCTCATTGAAGCGTTCACTTGATCGTGCGATCGAGGCATCCCGCATCACGAGAGTTCATAACCAAGTATTGTCGAGCTTGGAAAGACGCCCAATGTCGGAAAATTTATTTGAGGGCCGAAAGAAAGCAGACCAAAGTGAAGCGATTCGGAAGTATTACGCTGACATGGATGAATTTATTGACCTAGAAATCACTGAAATCGAATTGGCTGACAGGATCGTCGCAGTCCTAAGAGAAGTTGTCACCGAGTTTGCAGCATCTGCAAACGGATAG
- a CDS encoding M20/M25/M40 family metallo-hydrolase, giving the protein MSTTLIRNVWIGLFLCFGIVADARAAGNFSITQAEDSITVADIKEHVNVLASDTFEGREAGSQGGMAAGVYLGEQYQKLKLAGGTKDNRYYQSFNGNYRNILGVIRGTDPILGDEVVMVSAHYDHVGYGNSGNSRGPTGYIHNGADDNASGTAALIELAAAISNLNTPPRRTILFALWDAEEKGLWGSEHWIKSPTVPRDKVKMLINVDMIGRLRRGVLTCYGARTIPGLRRIISDNNHVESLKLDYTWELPDNSDHWPFLQRQVPAMMFHTGLHNDYHTPADDLDKLNYDGIRDITRLMFHVTWDLANREEITPFRRSVLGETVAVQKQTERGLPPRPSRLGVRWSEVDAPSPGIRVDQIRPGSAAARAGLVVGDVIVEVGGTAVTKGSDFLVAVLAAASPTDFVIRRGEDPEPKTITVALDGTPTRLGISWRIDPADPGCLVLTRVVPGSPAGQAGLRLNDRIYKIGEREVADFETIGGDAFYQTPQLELLVERHGFLKSVDIQIPELPNR; this is encoded by the coding sequence ATGTCCACCACCTTGATACGCAACGTTTGGATTGGTCTCTTCCTCTGCTTTGGCATCGTAGCTGACGCGCGTGCAGCGGGGAATTTTTCGATAACCCAGGCGGAAGATTCGATTACGGTCGCCGACATCAAGGAGCATGTCAACGTGCTGGCCAGCGACACGTTCGAAGGACGGGAAGCCGGTTCACAGGGCGGGATGGCTGCGGGGGTTTATTTGGGTGAACAGTACCAAAAGCTCAAACTGGCCGGCGGTACCAAAGACAATCGCTATTACCAATCCTTCAACGGCAACTACCGCAACATTCTGGGAGTGATCCGCGGTACGGATCCCATCTTGGGGGACGAGGTGGTCATGGTCAGCGCGCATTACGACCATGTGGGATACGGCAACAGCGGCAATAGTCGCGGACCGACCGGCTACATCCACAACGGAGCGGACGATAACGCCAGTGGGACAGCGGCGCTGATCGAATTGGCCGCAGCGATTTCCAACCTCAACACACCGCCGCGGCGGACGATACTGTTCGCGTTGTGGGATGCTGAGGAAAAGGGATTGTGGGGTTCGGAGCATTGGATCAAATCGCCGACGGTGCCCCGTGACAAAGTCAAAATGCTGATCAACGTCGACATGATTGGCCGGTTGCGTCGTGGCGTCTTAACCTGTTACGGCGCCCGCACCATTCCCGGACTACGGCGGATCATCAGCGACAACAACCACGTCGAGTCCTTGAAGTTGGACTACACCTGGGAGTTGCCCGACAACAGCGACCACTGGCCGTTTCTTCAGCGGCAGGTGCCGGCAATGATGTTTCACACGGGATTGCACAACGATTACCACACGCCGGCCGACGATCTCGACAAACTGAATTACGACGGAATTCGCGACATTACGCGATTGATGTTTCACGTCACGTGGGACCTGGCCAATCGAGAAGAAATCACCCCGTTTCGTCGCTCCGTGCTGGGTGAAACCGTCGCCGTCCAAAAACAAACCGAACGCGGACTTCCGCCGCGTCCCAGTCGACTGGGGGTGCGCTGGAGTGAAGTCGACGCCCCTTCACCCGGCATACGCGTGGACCAAATCCGCCCCGGCTCCGCCGCCGCCCGCGCAGGGCTAGTTGTGGGGGATGTGATAGTCGAGGTGGGAGGAACAGCGGTGACCAAAGGCAGCGACTTCCTGGTCGCTGTCTTGGCAGCAGCCAGTCCGACGGACTTTGTAATTCGCCGCGGCGAAGACCCTGAGCCGAAAACGATCACGGTCGCACTGGACGGGACACCGACGCGGTTAGGCATCAGTTGGCGGATCGATCCCGCCGATCCCGGTTGTCTGGTTCTGACGCGCGTGGTCCCCGGCTCACCGGCAGGACAAGCCGGGTTGCGGTTGAACGACCGAATCTACAAAATTGGGGAACGGGAGGTCGCCGATTTCGAAACGATCGGGGGCGACG
- the recG gene encoding ATP-dependent DNA helicase RecG has translation MSDDPLQTPVQFLKGVGPARAELLEKLDVRTAEDVLFDLPRDYLDLTVVKPVAELEEGQVQTVRGRVVDLDGKKISGNRTLSAVLLDCDGDFVRGVWFNQHWVLKRFQPHDLVLFSAKVKRASGRWEMSHPMIQWLDEEDAEAGGGVLPIYRLTEGLNMQAMRRITRQTLESHAEFVPEELPEKFRQYTDLMPITAALHGVHFPQTIEQRDAARRRLVFQDLLEFQLGLALRRRLRTQQPISAKMPTTSKIDARIRRLFPFEFTAGQNSAVADIVQDLDSGHAMHRLLQADVGAGKTAVAIYATLVAIAAGYQAVLMAPTELLATQHWGTVEAILAHSRVNRLLLTGSLTAGERRQALADISSGAVQLIVGTQAVIQKDVNFANLGLVVIDEQHKFGVMQRAHFSSGDRVPHVLVMTATPIPRSLCLTQFGDLDLSVVSDMPPGRCKVTSSRVYTAAARKKAWEFIRRKLQSGRQAYIVCPRVQANESDAETEDASAEAVFRKLSDGELSGFRVGLVHGQMDRERKAAAMEAFRSGEIQAIVSTTVVEVGVDVPNATLMVIYQAERFGLSQLHQLRGRIARGRFDGYCFLFSETDNPEAVSRLQAMERTANGFEIAETDFELRGPGDVLGTRQHGDLPLRVADLTTDAAVLREARKVAFQLVDSGRFDDPDYAPLKIRVLERFREQMDLVGSG, from the coding sequence ATGTCCGATGATCCCCTGCAAACTCCGGTGCAATTCCTGAAAGGAGTGGGGCCGGCGCGCGCGGAGTTGTTGGAAAAGCTGGACGTCCGGACGGCTGAGGATGTGTTGTTTGATTTGCCGCGGGATTATCTCGATCTGACCGTCGTCAAGCCGGTGGCGGAGTTGGAAGAGGGGCAGGTGCAGACGGTCCGCGGTCGCGTGGTGGATCTCGACGGCAAAAAAATCTCCGGCAATCGTACGCTCTCGGCGGTGTTGTTGGATTGCGACGGCGATTTCGTTCGCGGCGTGTGGTTCAACCAGCATTGGGTGCTCAAGCGATTTCAACCCCACGATCTGGTGCTCTTTTCCGCCAAGGTCAAACGCGCCTCGGGACGTTGGGAAATGTCGCACCCCATGATTCAATGGCTCGACGAGGAGGATGCGGAGGCGGGTGGCGGGGTGTTGCCGATTTATCGCCTCACCGAAGGGCTGAACATGCAAGCCATGCGTCGCATCACACGCCAGACCTTGGAATCGCATGCGGAGTTCGTCCCGGAAGAATTGCCGGAAAAGTTTCGCCAATACACGGATTTGATGCCAATCACCGCAGCGCTGCACGGCGTCCATTTTCCACAGACGATCGAACAGCGCGATGCGGCTCGGCGGCGGTTGGTGTTTCAGGATTTGTTGGAGTTTCAATTGGGACTGGCGCTGCGTCGCCGATTGCGGACCCAACAGCCGATCTCAGCCAAGATGCCCACGACGTCGAAAATCGATGCGCGGATTCGGCGGTTGTTTCCGTTTGAATTCACTGCTGGACAAAACTCGGCGGTTGCCGATATCGTGCAGGATCTCGATTCGGGACACGCCATGCACCGCTTATTGCAAGCCGACGTCGGTGCGGGAAAAACCGCTGTGGCGATTTATGCAACGTTGGTCGCCATCGCCGCCGGCTATCAGGCGGTGTTGATGGCGCCGACGGAATTGTTGGCGACGCAACATTGGGGGACCGTCGAAGCCATCTTGGCCCATAGCCGCGTAAACCGCTTGCTACTAACTGGCAGCTTGACGGCCGGCGAACGGCGGCAGGCATTGGCTGACATTTCTTCCGGCGCGGTGCAATTGATCGTCGGCACGCAAGCGGTGATTCAAAAAGACGTGAACTTCGCCAACCTGGGGCTGGTGGTCATCGATGAGCAACACAAATTCGGCGTGATGCAGCGGGCGCATTTTTCCAGCGGCGATCGGGTGCCCCATGTCTTGGTGATGACGGCGACCCCCATCCCGCGCAGCCTGTGCCTGACACAATTCGGCGATTTGGACCTGTCGGTCGTCTCCGACATGCCGCCCGGTCGCTGCAAGGTGACATCGAGCCGCGTCTATACCGCCGCCGCGCGCAAGAAAGCCTGGGAGTTCATCCGCCGCAAACTGCAATCGGGCCGCCAAGCCTACATCGTCTGCCCCCGCGTCCAAGCGAATGAATCGGATGCCGAAACGGAAGACGCCAGCGCCGAAGCGGTCTTTCGCAAATTGAGCGACGGCGAACTGAGCGGCTTTCGTGTGGGGCTTGTGCATGGCCAAATGGATCGCGAACGCAAAGCAGCCGCGATGGAGGCGTTTCGTAGCGGAGAGATCCAGGCAATCGTCTCCACAACTGTGGTCGAAGTCGGCGTCGATGTTCCCAATGCGACGCTGATGGTGATTTATCAAGCCGAGCGATTCGGCCTGTCGCAACTGCATCAACTGCGGGGCCGGATTGCGCGGGGCCGTTTCGACGGTTACTGCTTTTTGTTTTCCGAAACCGACAACCCCGAAGCGGTCAGTCGGCTGCAGGCGATGGAGCGCACGGCGAACGGCTTTGAGATTGCCGAGACCGATTTCGAACTCCGCGGCCCGGGCGATGTGTTGGGCACGCGGCAACACGGCGACCTCCCGCTCCGCGTCGCTGACCTCACCACCGACGCAGCCGTCCTCCGCGAAGCCCGCAAAGTGGCCTTTCAATTGGTCGACTCCGGGCGATTCGACGATCCCGATTACGCGCCGCTCAAGATCCGCGTGTTGGAGAGGTTCCGCGAGCAGATGGATCTGGTCGGCAGTGGTTGA
- a CDS encoding leucine-rich repeat domain-containing protein: MIAIVLPIWWPHYREQQAIAEFEGFVSTELERPALIPEAVDEKYIQAFSHADVLSLNHRSVTAEQLKRLQDMHKLRRLGLGRTPITDAGLIHVSELFGLELLSLRETGVGDAGMTHLRQLNGLVSLDLDKTEVTDTGLAQLAALTSLEHLSLNGTKITGTGFSHFHGSPPLKHVSLENCPVTDTSLKQLAGLTSLVTLNLSGTKITDAGLAHLAKFTELQILRLDCNQLSDAGVKHLSGLTKLKHLSLEMTQVTQPKMDKLAESLPGCSIVWTSSSVWGSCAADELP, translated from the coding sequence GTGATCGCCATCGTATTGCCGATCTGGTGGCCACACTACCGGGAGCAACAGGCGATTGCCGAGTTTGAAGGATTTGTATCCACAGAGCTCGAACGTCCTGCCTTGATCCCGGAAGCAGTGGACGAAAAATACATACAGGCGTTTTCTCACGCCGACGTGCTGTCTCTCAATCATCGGTCGGTTACTGCGGAACAACTGAAACGCTTGCAAGATATGCACAAGTTGCGACGACTGGGACTTGGGCGAACACCGATAACAGATGCCGGGCTGATTCATGTCAGCGAACTGTTTGGCCTGGAGCTCCTATCGCTCAGAGAAACCGGCGTCGGTGATGCGGGGATGACTCATTTGCGTCAGTTGAATGGCTTAGTATCGCTAGATCTAGATAAAACTGAAGTCACGGATACCGGGTTGGCGCAGCTGGCTGCGCTGACGTCGCTGGAACATTTGTCGCTCAACGGCACGAAGATTACGGGAACGGGATTCTCCCACTTTCACGGTTCACCCCCCCTCAAGCATGTGAGTCTTGAGAATTGCCCCGTCACCGATACCAGTCTGAAACAACTTGCCGGGTTGACCAGCCTCGTCACACTCAACCTCTCGGGGACAAAAATTACCGACGCGGGGCTCGCACATCTGGCGAAGTTCACCGAGCTCCAGATATTGCGTTTGGATTGCAACCAGTTATCCGATGCTGGCGTAAAGCATTTATCAGGGCTGACCAAGTTAAAACACCTGTCCCTCGAAATGACGCAAGTCACGCAGCCCAAAATGGATAAGCTGGCTGAGTCCCTCCCTGGATGCTCGATAGTTTGGACATCCTCTTCGGTTTGGGGATCTTGCGCGGCAGACGAGTTGCCTTAA
- a CDS encoding ester cyclase: MTDLSEAEMVRLWELHTQLEFETKDAVATVATMAPGNYVNHVPTMTGGRGHDEMIEFYGKHFIPKMPADTTQRVLARTVGKDRLIDEFVFSFTHDIEMDWMLPGIAPTHRKVEVPLVVVVQFEGAKIACERIYWDQASVLAQIGLLDPSGLPVAGVEQARKFEDPQLPSNELMQRSD; this comes from the coding sequence ATGACCGATTTGTCGGAAGCCGAAATGGTGCGTTTGTGGGAGTTGCATACGCAATTGGAATTTGAAACGAAAGATGCGGTTGCCACCGTCGCCACAATGGCGCCGGGCAACTATGTGAATCATGTCCCCACGATGACCGGCGGGCGTGGTCACGACGAGATGATTGAGTTCTACGGCAAACATTTCATTCCCAAGATGCCGGCCGATACCACGCAGCGGGTTCTCGCGCGGACGGTGGGCAAAGATCGGTTGATAGATGAGTTCGTGTTTTCCTTCACGCATGATATTGAAATGGATTGGATGTTGCCGGGTATTGCACCGACTCACCGGAAGGTCGAAGTGCCGTTGGTGGTCGTCGTGCAATTTGAAGGGGCTAAAATCGCCTGTGAACGAATTTATTGGGACCAAGCTTCGGTCCTCGCGCAGATTGGTCTGCTTGATCCGTCGGGCCTGCCGGTGGCCGGAGTTGAACAGGCGCGTAAATTTGAGGATCCTCAACTTCCGTCCAACGAATTGATGCAACGCAGCGATTAG